A stretch of the Uranotaenia lowii strain MFRU-FL chromosome 3, ASM2978415v1, whole genome shotgun sequence genome encodes the following:
- the LOC129754922 gene encoding venom peptide SjAPI-like: MKIAILFAVLFAYCAVAVSGGPESRHATGNCNQNEEWFPNGCEDAPLNCQNYKNPSTLKYGGCHGGCLCKAGYVRPVRNSEHCILPQDCQDS; this comes from the exons ATGAAGATCGCCATACTATTTGCTGTGCTGTTTGCTTATTGTGCTGTCGCGGTTAGTGGAGGTCCAGAAAGCAGac ATGCCACGGGAAACTGCAACCAGAACGAGGAGTGGTTTCCCAATGGATGTGAAGATGCACCTCTAAACtgccaaaactataaaaatcctAGCACCCTGAAGTACGGAGGCTGCCACGGGGGCTGCCTCTGCAAGGCGGGATATGTTCGGCCGGTTCGAAATTCGGAGCACTGCATCCTGCCCCAGGACTGTCAAGACAGTTGA